The Pseudomonas alkylphenolica genomic sequence GCCGGTGGCCAAGGCATTCTTCACCGACAACGGCCTGGAAAGCTGTGTGCTCGGCCAGCAGGTGTTCGGCGGTCACGGCTACATCCGCGAGTGGGGTCAGGAACAGCTGGTGCGCGATGTGCGCATCGCACAGATCTACGAAGGCACCAACGGTATTCAGGCCCTCGACCTGCTGGGTCGCAAGGTGGTGGCGGACGGTGGCCGGGCACTGGCCGAATTCACCGGGCAGATTCGCCAATTCTGTGAGCAGGACACGCCCTACCGCGAGCCACTGCTCAAGGCCACCAGTGACCTGCAAAGCCTCAGCCAGTGGTTGAGCGAGCAAGCCCGCGAGGACGCCAACGCCGTCGGCGCCGCTTCGGTCGAATACCTGCAGCTGTTTGGCTACGTGGCTTATGCCTATATGTGGGCGCGCATGGATGCCGTGGCCGCAGCGAACCTGGCGCAAGACCCGGCTTTCTACGCGGCTAAACGTGCAACCGCGGCGTTCTTCTTCGCTCGTTTGTTGCCACGCACCTTGTCGCTGCAAGCCAGTATCCAGGCAGGCAGCACAGCCCTGTTCAGCCTGGCTGCCGAACACTTCTGAAGCAGAACGCTACCGTCAGTCGCCCGCGGTAGCGCCGCTTGCCCCGTCATCAGACGGGGTATAGCTGCGAATTCAGTGCTTTTACCGGATTTTTCCCGGTGAAAAATCTTACAACTGATAGTCATTCGCCATTATCCCGGGTTCTCGCCGCCTACGCTGCAAGGGTAGAATAGGCAAAACCGGGAGCCTCGATGAACCACACCAGCCACAGCGCCGACGAATACGATGCCATCACCGATGCCGCCGCGCATTGGTGCCTGCGTTTGCAAGCTGAGGACTGCACAACAGCCGAACGCCAGGCGTTTGAGCAATGGCTGGCCGTCGACCCGCTGCATGCCCAGGAATACCAGGCCATGCTGGATATCTGGCAGACCGCCGATCATCTGCCACGCAGCGCCACACCCGGTAATGTCATCAACCTTCCCCGGCGTCGTCAACGTGCCTGGCGCCACTATGCCTCGGCCGCTGCCATCGCCCTGGTGGCACTGCCGGTCGGCGCCTGGGTCGGCTGGGAACAAGGCTGGCTGCCTAACCACTACCAGTACCTGGAAAGCGGCGACGCCATCAGTCATGTCGTACTCAGCGACGGCAGCCAGGTCGAGCTGAACCTGGGGACCGAATTACGCGTCACCAACTACAAGGACCAGCGCCGGGTCACCCTGGTCAAAGGCGAAGCCTTCTTCAAGGTCCGGCACGACAGCCTGCACCCCTTCGTAGTGCATGCCGCCCAGGGCCAGACCCGCGTTACCGGCACCCAGTTCAATGTCTGGAAGTATGAAGATCAGGTCAGAGTGACCCTGGTCGAAGGTTCGGTGCTGGTCAGCAGCGATGCCAACGACAACGATGGGGGCTATCGCCTGGGCCCCGGCATGCAGGCTAGCTACCAGGCCGGCGACTACGAACCGCGCCTGAGCCAGACCTACGCCCATGACACCAGCCTGGCCTGGCGCAATGGCAAGCTGATCCTCGACAACCTGAGCCTGGCCCAGGCCCTGCCGCAGATCAACCGCTACCTGGAGCAGCCGCTGCTGCTGGCCGACGAATACACCGGCAGCATTCGTATCAGTGGCATTTACGACACGAAGCAGATCAAGCGTCTGGTCAGCAACCTGCCCAAGGTGTTGCCGGTCTATCTAACCCGCAACAAGGACGGCAGCATGCTCCTCAACCGAATCTCGCCACCGCCGGCACGGGGCTGAGCCTTACGCTCAACCCCGCGTGGCTACACGCTACAGCGTCATTGCCGCCAGCCAGCCGAACGCCAGCAGTGGCAGGTTGTAGTGAATGAAGGTCGGCACCACGGTGTCCCAGATATGGTGATGCTGGCCGTCTACGTTCAAACCAGAGGTCGGGCCCAGGGTCGAATCCGAGGCCGGTGAGCCGGCATCGCCCAGTGCACCAGCGGTGCCGACGATGCACACGGTGGCGACCGGGTCAAAACCCAGCTGCACACACAGCGGTACAAAGATCGCGGCAAGAATCGGCACCGTGGAAAACGACGAGCCGATGCCCATGGTCACCAGCAGCCCCACCAGCAACATCAGCAGTGCGCCAATCCCCTTGCTGTGGTCGATCCACACCGCCGAGGTCTCGACCAGGCTCTTGACCTCACCGGTGGCCTTCATGACCTCGGCGAAACCGGAAGCGGCAATCATGATGAAGCCGATCATGGCCATCATTTTCATGCCTTCGGTAAACAGGTCGTCGGTGTCCTTCCAGCGCACAATGCCCGACACCGAGAAAATCAGAAAACCGACCATGGCGCCGATGATCATCGAATCCAGCCACAGCTGAATGATGAACGCCGCTGCGATGGCAACCCCGGCAACCAGCAGGGTCAACGGGTTGTAGCGCACCGCCACCTGCTCGACCTGCTCGATCTTTTCCAGGTCATAGACACGCTTTTTGCGGTAGCTGAAAAACACCGCCAGGAGCAGGCCAAAAAGCATGCCCGCCGCCGGAATGGCCATGGCATGGGTGACGTTGACCGCGCTGACATCCACCCCGCTACGGCTGACGTTGGCCAGCAGAATCTCGTTGAGGAAGATGTTGCCAAAGCCCACCGGCAGGAACATGTAAGGCGTGATCAAACCAAAGGTCATCACGCAGGCCACCAGGCGCCGGTCGATCT encodes the following:
- a CDS encoding FecR family protein, translated to MNHTSHSADEYDAITDAAAHWCLRLQAEDCTTAERQAFEQWLAVDPLHAQEYQAMLDIWQTADHLPRSATPGNVINLPRRRQRAWRHYASAAAIALVALPVGAWVGWEQGWLPNHYQYLESGDAISHVVLSDGSQVELNLGTELRVTNYKDQRRVTLVKGEAFFKVRHDSLHPFVVHAAQGQTRVTGTQFNVWKYEDQVRVTLVEGSVLVSSDANDNDGGYRLGPGMQASYQAGDYEPRLSQTYAHDTSLAWRNGKLILDNLSLAQALPQINRYLEQPLLLADEYTGSIRISGIYDTKQIKRLVSNLPKVLPVYLTRNKDGSMLLNRISPPPARG
- a CDS encoding Na+/H+ antiporter family protein, with the translated sequence MNAVIAAVGIMLILSLSRVHVVIALIVGALAGGLVGGLGIDGTLKAFNGGLGGGATVALSYALLGAFAVAIAKSGMAHALADRALAMVGKQGHADGGKVKWLLIGLLLLVAISSQNILPIHIAFIPLLVPPLLYVLTKLQIDRRLVACVMTFGLITPYMFLPVGFGNIFLNEILLANVSRSGVDVSAVNVTHAMAIPAAGMLFGLLLAVFFSYRKKRVYDLEKIEQVEQVAVRYNPLTLLVAGVAIAAAFIIQLWLDSMIIGAMVGFLIFSVSGIVRWKDTDDLFTEGMKMMAMIGFIMIAASGFAEVMKATGEVKSLVETSAVWIDHSKGIGALLMLLVGLLVTMGIGSSFSTVPILAAIFVPLCVQLGFDPVATVCIVGTAGALGDAGSPASDSTLGPTSGLNVDGQHHHIWDTVVPTFIHYNLPLLAFGWLAAMTL